The region TCTTGCATCCGTTGCTAGTTCATTCAGATATAGCCCAGCGGTGTCTTGGGTAGATCGGACAATCCCCTTATCAATGCCAATTCCCAAAAGTATCGAGGTGAAGGATTTTGCTACCGACCAAGATGTTGCAGGGCTATCTTTGTCGCGATCCCCATACCTACTCACCAAATCAGCAGCAGAGAGTTCCACGATCCTAGAAGCTGCAAAGTCTGCTTCCTGCTGTGAGATGCCGCGATATTTTTCGAACGCAATTTTGCCGTTTTTTACTACGATAAAGGCTTGTCCATAGGTTCCGTCTCGAAGCGCGAGACTTGCTGCCTCCTCTAATTTTTCTGAGGAAAGACCAACCTCTTCCGGGGTCACCTCTTGCCACGCCAGTGGGTCTGGAGACGTTGATGCGATTGGCGCTGGCTGTGGGCTTTCGGAGTTATCTTCTCCACCACAAGCAGACAGAGACAGGAATGCAAGCGCTGAAAAAAAGAGATTTCGACACCCCCGATTCTTTAACATCACCTAACCTCCTGATCGCACAAAGCTAACTTGAAATTTAAACTTTCGATAATCCCCCAGGGCAGCGGTTTCCATCCTGAAGCGATGTTATCCGGATATCCGTATATGATCCGTATATTGTTTATTTTGGGATTTTTGGAGATAGGGTTCGTCTAAACCCTTGAAATTATGGAGCGGGCGAGGCGATTCGAACGCCCGACCCCAACCTTGGCAAGGTTGTGCTCTACCCCTGAGCTACGCCCGCTCACTGACGCTCCGCAGATTCGGCCAATTGGCATCTCTCTGCTGGGGAGGCGGCGCGATTAGCAGCGCTAGTGCGGCCCGGCAAGCGGAAAATGCTAAGCTTGCACACGCGGCCCATCGCCGCCAATGTCCCCCTTCACATTTGCGCAGCATTCCCCACATAAAGGCGGCGTAGGCGGAGCGGTAAATGCTCCGTACAAACCGTATCAGGAGCAGTTACCTTGGCAAGCATGAGCCTCAATCTTGAAGAACAGAAAGCTGTCGACCGCTTCAAGACCAATGTCGTCGAACCGTCGATGACCAAGTTGGTGATCGTCGATTTCTGGGCCGAATGGTGCGGGCCATGTAAGCAGCTGACCCCGGTGCTGGAGAAAGTTGCAGCAGAATACGCGGACAAGGGCGTTGTGCTAGTCAAGGTTAACGTCGATGAAGAGAAATTCATCGCATCACAGTTCCAGGTCAAATCGATCCCCACGGTTTACGCCATGTTCCAGGGACAACCGGTGGCCGATATGACGCCGGCACGCACCGAAGGCCAGATCAAGCAGATGCTCGACCAGATTCTGGCACAGGTTGCGGTGCAAGCCGGCGCTGATGGTGAACAGCCACAACAGGATGTCAGCCAATTCATAGATATGGCAGAGCAAGTGCTTGCCGACGGCGATGCTACGCGGGCTGTGACCATCTTTGCGCAAGTGGTCGAAATGGCACCCGACAGCGTCAACGCCCACGCCGGTTTAATTCGTGCATTGATTTCTGCAGGTGAAGCGCAACAGGCGCAGCAGATCTTTGATGCACTGATGCCAGAGATTCAGAATGATCCCGGCCTCACGCCGGCCAAAAATGCGCTGGAACTGTCCGCAAGCCAGGTCGATGACAGCGAGCTGGCTGCACTGCGCGATGCTGCCAGCTCTAACCCCGATGACATGGATGCTGGATTTGCATTCGCCGAAGCTGCTTTCGCTGCCGGCCAGCGTGACGAAGCCGCAGACACGTTGCTTTCCTTGATCGCCAAGGACATCGAATGGAATGAAGGCGCCGCCAAGGCGAAGCTGCTGCAGATATTCGAGGTGGTTGGCCTGGAAGATCCGTGGGTTGTCGCCAATCGCCGCAAGCTTTCACACATCCTGTTCGGCTGAACCTGAGTGAGCGTGCGGCTTTCTGTATTTCCCTTACCGGGCGTGATCCTTTTTCCGGGATTGCAATTGCCGCTGCATATATTCGAGCCGCGATATCGCGCGCTGGTGGGTGACGCGCTCGTTCGCAACCGTCAGATTGCCATTATCCAGCCGAAGAAGCCGGTGGATGGCGCACCGCTGTACGAGATCGGTTGCGTAGGCCGCATCGGCGACATCGAGGCCATAGACGACGGGCGATATAATCTCGTGCTAGAAGGGCAAGCGCGCTTCCGCGTCATTCGCGAGCTTGATGTTACAACCGCTTTCCGACAGGTCGAAGCCGAACTGATCGAAGAAGACGAAGACGCTATACTTTCTGCCGTCGAGCGAGCCGGTTTTGAACGCGAGGCACGACGCTTTGCCGATAATCAGGGGTACAGTGTAGACTGGAGCTCTATCGAGCGGCTCGACAATGAATCGTTGATCAATGGCGTGTCGCAGATCGCGCCATTTGATCCAGCGTCAAAGCAGGCGCTGCTCGAAGCGCCGGATATACCCGCAAGGTGCGAACTGCTGATCCAGCTCATGTACTTCTTCGGCCGCCGCGATGGTGACGATGACCGGGTTACATTGCAATAAACAACTGAACTGCAACCTCGAGTTGCGTTTCCAGGCTTTGCACCTGCAGCAAAACTAACTATTCGGTGAGTTATGAACTTCGTAGCTTTTCCTACCAAAGGCGAACGCAAAAGGCCGCGCATTGTCGCTAACGCGGCTGAGCTGCTCTGGGAACGTAGCTTTAACGGTGTATCAGTTGACGAAATCGGCAGCGCAGCCGGGATTAACAAAGCAACAGTGTATCGATACTTTGCTGACAAGGGCGAACTTGCTTTGGCATCCGCGCGCGACCATGGCATCCGCACGCTTGAGGAAATGTTCGAACACAGCTTCAGGCAGCATTGAACGCCTGACCAACGCCTCGCAGCGATTTACAATTACGCCTATTTCGCAAATGTAGAGATGAATAAGGCCAAGGACGACGTTCTTGGCTACCCGATTATCGGTTTAGTCTTGGAGCTGAATTTTGAAATGCCTCAGATCCGCGATGAGGCCGCGAGCAT is a window of Altererythrobacter rubellus DNA encoding:
- a CDS encoding LON peptidase substrate-binding domain-containing protein — protein: MRLSVFPLPGVILFPGLQLPLHIFEPRYRALVGDALVRNRQIAIIQPKKPVDGAPLYEIGCVGRIGDIEAIDDGRYNLVLEGQARFRVIRELDVTTAFRQVEAELIEEDEDAILSAVERAGFEREARRFADNQGYSVDWSSIERLDNESLINGVSQIAPFDPASKQALLEAPDIPARCELLIQLMYFFGRRDGDDDRVTLQ
- a CDS encoding TetR/AcrR family transcriptional regulator; translated protein: MNFVAFPTKGERKRPRIVANAAELLWERSFNGVSVDEIGSAAGINKATVYRYFADKGELALASARDHGIRTLEEMFEHSFRQH
- a CDS encoding tetratricopeptide repeat protein; protein product: MSLNLEEQKAVDRFKTNVVEPSMTKLVIVDFWAEWCGPCKQLTPVLEKVAAEYADKGVVLVKVNVDEEKFIASQFQVKSIPTVYAMFQGQPVADMTPARTEGQIKQMLDQILAQVAVQAGADGEQPQQDVSQFIDMAEQVLADGDATRAVTIFAQVVEMAPDSVNAHAGLIRALISAGEAQQAQQIFDALMPEIQNDPGLTPAKNALELSASQVDDSELAALRDAASSNPDDMDAGFAFAEAAFAAGQRDEAADTLLSLIAKDIEWNEGAAKAKLLQIFEVVGLEDPWVVANRRKLSHILFG